A region of the Chitinispirillum alkaliphilum genome:
ATGTGACGAATTTGTCTTGCATGCCCACACTCCCAGGCAATAGCTCCGTTTCTAAAGAGATCTGTTACCTTTTTGGGAAAAGATGGTGCCTCATATTCGTAATGTACTGTTTGTATTGAAGGCAGAAGTTTTCCTGGAACAGTCCCTTTTCTAAGCAGAAGAGTTACATGGTTACCGTTTTTGGCAAAAGAATTTGCTAATGTGTAGTTTAAGCTCGCAATACCCCCGTGTGCACCGTTGCAGTTTGGATATTCTGAATTCACAAGGGCTATTTTCATGCTTTTTGCTCTCATGTGGATGTGGCGGATAAAACTGAAATAACATATATAGCTTCATACTACAATGATTTCACTTCAGTGTTAAATAGAAAATCATAATCTGATATGAATTATATACCAAAACCTTATACGGGGTACCGCAAAACAGACGTAAAATTATTTCTGTTAAGAATCTAAACAATCTTACCAGGAAGACCTGATTTTAACTCCTTTATTTCTAAGCTGATTTTTAATTTCACTGATCGAAAATTCTCCATAATGCAGTATGGATGCGATCAGAGCGGCATCGGCTTTACCTTTAGTCAGAACATCGAATAGGTGTTCTGGTTTTCCTCCGCCTCCGGATGCTATGACCGGAACTCCTACTAATTCAGCAATTGTACATGTCAGTTCAATATCATAACCCTCCTTTGTACCGTCTGCATCGATTGAGTTTACAACCAGCTCACCGGCTCCAAGTAGTTCCCCTTTTTTGGCCCATTCAACGGCATCTACACCAGTATGAGTTCTTCCACCATGGGTGACAATTTCAAATCCGGATGGAATTGTTTTAGATTTGGAAACTCTCAGCACAT
Encoded here:
- a CDS encoding Imidazole glycerol phosphate synthase cyclase subunit, producing MLSKRIISCLDVRDGNLAKSVKFVDTKDIGNPVTTAKKYYEEGIDELVFYDITASSDKRDIMIELVSEVASQIFIPFSVGGGLRTVDDCMNVRMAGAEKINLNTAAVSNPNLLNETSRILGSQAVVLSMDVLRVSKSKTIPSGFEIVTHGGRTHTGVDAVEWAKKGELLGAGELVVNSIDADGTKEGYDIELTCTIAELVGVPVIASGGGGKPEHLFDVLTKGKADAALIASILHYGEFSISEIKNQLRNKGVKIRSSW